One Setaria italica strain Yugu1 chromosome II, Setaria_italica_v2.0, whole genome shotgun sequence DNA segment encodes these proteins:
- the LOC101786405 gene encoding cytochrome P450 714B1 isoform X2 — MVRRFILLSVSTVTSNARNTPRTNPFIDGPVFTYSIGNMVFLHASRADVVRDLGLCVSLDLGKSSYMKVTHRPLFGDGILKSSGEAWAYQRRLIAPEFFPDKVRGMVDLMVGSATALVESWEDRIISRDNNGGGGGLELKIDDDIRAYSADVISRTCFGSSYVKGKEIFAMIRELQKTVSKPNLLAEMTGLSSLPTRANRAAWRLNRQVSRLVLDVVRESGNDDRNLLSAMLRSAASSGGSVAAEDFIVDNCKNIYFAGYETTAVTAAWCLMLLALHPEWQCRVRDEVRHACAGAGAAPDFTSLQRMKKLTMVIQETLRLYPAGSVLSRQALRGVTLGGVRVPAGVNIYVPVSTVHLDPALWGADAREFHPDRFAGARPPPPPHAYLPFGAGARTCLGQSFAMAELKVLLALVLSKFELSLSPAYVHSPALRLIVEPEHGVRLVLKSVVEPRSS; from the exons GCCCGGTCTTCACCTACTCGATCGGGAACATGGTGTTCCTGCACGCGAGCCGGGCGGACGTGGTCCGGGACCTCGGCCTCTGCGTGTCGCTGGACCTCGGCAAGAGCTCCTACATGAAGGTGACGCACCGGCCGCTCTTCGGCGACGGCATCCTCAAGTCCAGCGGCGAGGCCTGGGCCTACCAGCGGCGGCTCATCGCGCCCGAGTTCTTCCCCGACAAGGTCAGGGGCATGGTGGACCTCATGGTCGGCTCGGCAACGGCGCTGGTGGAGTCCTGGGAGGACAGGATTATTAGTAGGGATAAcaatggaggcggcggcggcttggagcTCAAGATCGACGACGACATCAGGGCCTACTCCGCGGACGTGATCTCGAGGACGTGCTTCGGGAGCAGCTACGTGAAAGGGAAGGAGATCTTCGCGATGATCAGGGAGCTGCAGAAGACGGTGTCCAAGCCCAACCTGCTGGCCGAGATGACCGGCCTGAGCTCTCTCCCGACGAGGGCCAACCGGGCGGCGTGGAGGCTCAACCGGCAGGTGAGCAGGCTGGTACTGGACGTCGTGCGGGAGAGCGGGAACGACGACAGGAACCTCCTGAGCGCGATGCTCCGCAGCGCGGCGAGCTCTGGCGGcagcgtggcggcggaggactTCATCGTGGACAACTGCAAGAACATCTACTTCGCCGGGTACGAGACCACGGCGGTGACCGCCGCCTGGTGCCTGATGCTCCTGGCGCTGCACCCGGAGTGGCAGTGCCGGGTCCGTGACGAGGTGCGGCACgcgtgcgccggcgccggcgccgcaccgGACTTCACGTCTCTGCAGAGAATGAAGAAG CTGACGATGGTGATCCAGGAGACGCTGCGGCTGTACCCGGCCGGCTCGGTGCTGTCGCGGCAGGCGCTCCGCGGCGTCACCCTCGGCGGCGTGCGCGTGCCGGCGGGCGTCAACATCTACGTGCCGGTCTCGACGGTGCACCTGGACCCGGCGCTGTGGGGCGCCGACGCGCGGGAGTTCCACCCGGACCGGTTcgcgggcgcgcggccgccgccgccgccgcacgcgtacctgcccttcggcgccggcgcgcgcacCTGCCTCGGGCAGAGCTTCGCGATGGCCGAGCTCAAGGTCCTGCTGGCGCTCGTGCTCTCCAAGTTCGAGCTGAGCCTTTCGCCGGCGTACGTGCACTCGCCGGCGCTCAGGCTCATCGTGGAGCCGGAGCACGGCGTGCGGCTCGTGCTCAAGAGCGTCGTCGAGCCAAGGTCATCGTGA